The Mytilus trossulus isolate FHL-02 chromosome 3, PNRI_Mtr1.1.1.hap1, whole genome shotgun sequence genome contains a region encoding:
- the LOC134711722 gene encoding uncharacterized protein LOC134711722 has product MWSTGIVLLCSCALVLVNAAWKPNYQRKHGYNGNVGYNGYNGGNGYNGGAGYVGGAGYNGGGYNGGAGYNGGGYNGGAGYNGAGYTGGAGYTGGVGYNGAGYTGGAGGAGYTGAAGYNGGAGYTGGAGYTGGAGYTGAGGYTGGAGYTGGAGYTGGAGYTGGAGGYTGGAGYTGGAGYNGAAGYTGGAGYTGGAGYTGGAGYTGGNGDNVEETDPTLAEIEDEVVETGYNGNGETGYNGNEGTGYNGNEGTGYNGNRRTGYYKKVNTYGKKQYAKPKKVYAPSRKGGY; this is encoded by the exons ATGTGGTCTACTGGTATTGTTCTTTTGTGTTCCTGTGCATTAGTATTAGTAAATGCGGCTTGGAAACCAAACTACCAGAGGAAACATGGATATAATGGTAATGTAGGTTACAACGGATACAATGGTGGTAATGGCTACAACGGTGGTGCAGGATACGTTGGCGGTGCAGGATACAACGGCGGCGGATACAATGGTGGTGCAGGGTATAATGGCGGCGGATACAATGGCGGTGCTGGATACAATGGTGCTGGATACACTGGCGGAGCCGGGTACACAGGTGGTGTAGGATACAATGGTGCTGGATACACTGGCGGTGCCGGAGGTGCAGGATATACAGGTGCAGCAGGATACAATGGCGGTGCTGGATACACTGGCGGAGCAGGATACACTGGTGGTGCAGGATACACTGGTGCAGGAGGATACACAGGTGGTGCAGGATACACAGGTGGTGCAGGATACACTGGTGGTGCAGGATACACAGGTGGAGCTGGTGGATACACAGGGGGTGCAGGATATACTGGCGGTGCCGGATACAATGGCGCTGCAGGATATACTGGCGGTGCAGGATATACTGGTGGTGCAGGATATACTGGCGGTGCAGGATATACCGGTGGCAATGGTGACAATGTGGAAGAAACAGACCCTACCCTTGCTGAAATCGAAGACGAAGTTGTAGAAACAGGGTATAATGGAAACGGAGAAACTGGATATAACGGAAATGAAGGAACTGGATATAACGGAAACGAAGGAACTGGATATAACGGAAACAGACGAACTGGatattacaaaaaagtaaatacatATGGAAAAAAA CAATACGCCAAACCCAAAAAA gtATACGCTCCATCTAGAAAA GGTGGTTACTAA